The Tripterygium wilfordii isolate XIE 37 chromosome 17, ASM1340144v1, whole genome shotgun sequence genome has a window encoding:
- the LOC119981882 gene encoding uncharacterized protein LOC119981882 has protein sequence MAVVVQAETMGDLDIPTIPESPSCIVLPTAARNYELKTIHFNMMPSFHGVTEEHLRLKIFPYTMKDKARTWLNGLRSGSLATWTECPHHALPLLVLMRIFYKALTVSSKAAVNNYAGGSIRNMTPTECQTLFERLAIETQHSEVRGKRAGVYEISNFDSFAPKSQVDAISTKLDMLLAMNGHTTQGVDFPEFVQEQANMMNSYNRNPRFDPYSNSYNPGFRAHPNFSWKNTQNQANPPTTTLEDMVRQLTINHQKLEAQVGQIAEALSQREAGKFPSQTEINPNNREHAMAITLCDEQQSQVATKLEEQKAQEQEQPFQQSRRAIMYGLLDPDKPAPPVRPYVPPIPFPRRRRRNKEEVSLQKTTPKMNVEPFVVQERKKVDENKVVQLTEEFNLMSLSVFESLNVGALKKTSVGIQLADRSIRYPKGVLEDVSVEVHGLIFPADFLVLDMRDCQGHGEEFPLILGRPFMKTARMTIDVYEGTLTMTNNEETVTFKPKAAQGHPTEVESMNRPRVMPYERGKHTPAIESFPLSTNKLFPSIVKVPQDKILQQAVFGKREKGYSDPFEESTALTILSNKRHTLDVELERI, from the exons ATGGCGGTGGTTGTGCAAGCCGAAAcgatgggtgatcttgacatccccacCATTCCAGAATCTCCATCTTGCATCGTACTTCCGACGGCAGCTAGGAACTACGAGCTTAAGACTATACACTTTaacatgatgccttcttttcatg GAGTTACTGAGGAGCACTTGAGGTTGAAGATCTTCCCTTACACTATGAAGGACAAAGCAAGAACATGGCTTAATGGTTTGAGGTCGGGTTCACTGGCAACATGGACtgag TGTCCCCATCATGCTTTGCCTTTACTAGTGTTGATGCGTATTTTCTACAAGGCACTGACAGTTTCTAGCAAAGCTGCAGTTAATAATTATGCAGGGGGATCGATTAGGAATATGACTCCAACCGAATGTCAAACTTTATTTGAGAGACTTGCTATTGAGACACAACATTCGGAAGTAAGAGGTAAGCGAGCAGGTGTGTATGAAATTtccaattttgattcttttgcacCAAAATCGCAGGTTGATGCCATCTCTACCaagttggacatgcttctaGCAATGAATGGGCATACGACTCAAGGAGTGGATTTCCCAGAGTTTGTGCAAGAGCAAGCAAATATGATGAACTCCTATAATCGGAATCCACGGTTTGATCCCTACTCTAACTCCTATAATCCAGGTTTTCGGGcacatccaaacttttcttggaagaatACCCAAAACCAAGCCAATCCACCTACCACCACATTGGAGGACATGGTGCGGCAGTTGACAATTAACCATCAGAAATTGGAGGCACAAGTGGGTCAAATCGCTGAAGCATTGAGTCAAAGGGAGGCTGGAAAGTTTCCAAGCCAAACTGAGATAAATCCGAACAATAGGGAGCATGCCATGGCTATCACACTTTGTGATGAGCAACAAAGCCAAGTTGCTACAAAGTTGGAAGAGCAGAAAGCTCAAGAACAAGAGCAGCCGTTTCAACAGTCACGTCGTGCAATCATGTATGGGTTGCTTGACCCCGATAAACCTGCTCCACCTGTGAGACCTTATGTTCCTCCAATCCCGTTTCCACGGCGTCGTaggagaaataaagaagaagtaTCATTGCAAAAGACAACCCCAAAGATGAACGTGGAACCTTTTGTTGTGCAAGAAAGGAAGAAAGTAGATGAGAATAAGGTGGTTCAACTGACTGAAGAGT TTAATCTAatgtctctctctgtcttcGAGTCTTTGAATGTAGGAGCGCTCAAAAAGACCTCTGTGGGCATACAATTGGCTGATCGATCTATTCGATATCCTAAAGGAGTACTAGAAGACGTTTCCGTTGAGGTACATGGACTGATTTTTCCAGCTGACtttctagtgcttgatatgCGAGATTGTCAAGGTCATGGAGAAGAGTTTCCGCTGATTTTGGGGCGACCATTCATGAAGACTGCAAGgatgacaattgatgtgtaTGAAGGCACCCTGACAATGACTAATAATGAGGAGACAGTGACCTTCAAGCCCAAGGCAGCACAAG gacatCCAACTGAGGTTGAGTCTATGAATCGACCTAGAGTCATGCCATACGAGAGAGGTAAGCATACTCCCGCCATTGAGTCATTTCCTTTATCCACTAACAAGTTGTTCCCCTCAATTGTGAAAGTACCCCAAGATAAAATTCTCCAACaagcggtttttggaaaaagggaaaaaggataTTCAGATCCTTTTGAGGAATCGACTGCTCTTACAATTCTGAGTAACAAAAGGCATACTTTGGATGTTGAActtgaaagaatctag